The following are encoded together in the Vigna unguiculata cultivar IT97K-499-35 chromosome 2, ASM411807v1, whole genome shotgun sequence genome:
- the LOC114167609 gene encoding squamosa promoter-binding-like protein 14 — protein MEKVAAPPILMQRKRDLSYGVVAGSPNESWKWEWDSVRFAGKAPSDDVVFEEEGVAAVAPLQLNLAGRVSGGGNKRVRSGSPGTATYPMCQVDNCREDLSKAKDYHRRHKVCEAHSKASKALLSNQMQRFCQQCSRFHPLSEFDEGKRSCRRRLAGHNRRRRKTQPEDVTSATQAPAAAVAAAANLEIFNLLTAIAGASQGKFEERSQVPDREQLVQILNRIPLPADLATKLRDAGNVNGKKDHVQSETPSSYHHHDQLNHTPAAPLTMDLLAVLSTSLSGSGPDANASPSQNRSWSSDGGSFKSRSSADQTRQQHFFSVGGERSSSSSQSPVEDSDCQEDVRVNLPLQLFSSSPEEDSLPKLASSRKYFSSDSSNPAEERSPSSSPPSPPVVEMQFDLQGGATGLNPESISSGRVVNSNKEASQSHSCNISLYLFKGSSKRIQQPSWLQSVPFQAGYTSSGSDHSPPSLNSDAQDRTGRIMFKLFDKHPSHFPETLRAQIYSWLSNRPSDMESYIRPGCVVLSLYASMSSAAWEKLEENFLQHVHSLIQNSDSDFWRSGRFLVHSGSQLASHKDGKVRICKPWRTWKSPELISVSPLAIVSGQETSISLKGRNLSTPGTKIHCTGTGSYSSAEVIRSSYPGVMYDNIKLSGFKVQDVSPGVVGRFFIEIENGFKGNSFPVIIADETICEELRPLESEFNEEEKICDAISEEHEHHFGRPRSREEALHFLNELGWLFQRERFSYVHEVPCYSLDRFKFVLTFAVERNCCMLVKTLLDVLVDKHLQGESLSTVSVEMLNAIQLLNRAVKRKNIGMVDLLIHYSLPDKNSTSRKYVFPPNLEGSAGITPLHLAACTAGSESVVDSLTSDPQEIGLKCWESLVDANGQTPHAYAIMRNNNSYNVLVARKLADRRRAEISVTIENEIEQASLRVELNQKQSNLLKRGQSSCAKCATAEIRYNRRVPGSQGLLHRPFIYSMLAVAAVCVCVCVFFRGRPCVGSVAPFSWETLDFGTM, from the exons ATGGAAAAGGTGGCTGCGCCTCCGATTCTGATGCAGCGGAAGCGCGATCTGTCGTACGGCGTCGTTGCGGGGAGTCCGAACGAGAGCTGGAAGTGGGAGTGGGACAGCGTGCGGTTCGCGGGGAAGGCTCCGAGCGACGACGTCGTGTTCGAGGAGGAGGGCGTCGCGGCCGTGGCTCCCCTGCAGCTCAACCTCGCGGGGAGGGTGAGCGGCGGTGGTAACAAGAGAGTGCGCTCGGGGTCGCCCGGAACGGCGACGTATCCGATGTGTCAGGTGGATAACTGCAGGGAGGATCTGTCGAAGGCGAAGGACTATCACAGGAGGCACAAGGTGTGCGAGGCGCATAGCAAAGCCTCCAAGGCGCTTCTCTCCAACCAGATGCAAAGGTTTTGTCAGCAGTGTAGTAGGTTTCACCCGCTGTCCGAGTTTGACGAGGGGAAACGGAGTTGCCGCCGTAGACTCGCTGGACACAACCGCCGCCGGAGGAAAACGCAGCCGGAGGATGTTACTTCCGCCACGCAGGCCCCCGCCGCCGCCGTCGCAGCAGCAGCAAATTTGGAAATCTTCAACTTGTTGACTGCAATAGCCGGAGCTTCGCAGG GAAAATTTGAAGAAAGATCACAAGTTCCGGATAGAGAGCAGCTTGTTCAGATTCTCAACAGGATACCTTTGCCTGCTGATCTTGCAACCAAATTGCGGGATGCTGGTAATGTCAACGGGAAAAAGGATCATGTACAATCGGAGACACCATCCTCCTATCACCATCATGACCAACTGAACCACACCCCAGCCGCCCCATTAACTATGGATTTACTTGCTGTTCTTTCCACCAGTCTGTCTGGGTCTGGCCCTGATGCCAATGCGTCCCCCTCTCAAAATCGAAGCTGGAGCAGTGATGGCGGTAGCTTTAAATCTAGGAGTAGTGCTGATCAGACGAGACAACAACACTTCTTTTCAGTTGGCGGAGAAAGAAGCAGTAGCAGTTCTCAGTCTCCAGTTGAAGATTCAGACTGCCAGGAGGATGTTAGAGTTAATTTACCGCTGCAACTCTTTAGCTCCTCCCCAGAAGAGGACAGCTTGCCTAAACTTGCATCTTCAAGAAAGTACTTCTCGTCTGACAGTAGTAACCCTGCAGAAGAGAGGTCACCATCgtcttctcctccttctcctcctgtCGTGGAGATGCAGTTTGATTTGCAGGGCGGTGCTACAGGTCTAAATCCGGAGAGCATATCTTCCGGAAGAGTAGTTAATTCAAACAAGGAAGCTAGCCAAAGTCATAGTTGTAATATATCTCTCTATCTATTTAAAGGGTCAAGTAAAAGGATCCAACAACCTAGTTGGCTTCAAAGTGTTCCATTTCAAGCTGGGTATACATCTTCGGGCTCTGATCATTCACCTCCCAGTTTGAATTCAGATGCTCAG GATCGCACTGGTAGAATAATGTTTAAACTTTTTGACAAGCATCCAAGCCATTTCCCAGAAACATTGCGAGCACAG atTTATAGTTGGCTTTCTAATAGGCCATCAGACATGGAGAGCTACATACGGCCTGGTTGTGTGGTCCTATCACTTTATGCTTCAATGTCTTCTGCTGCCTGGGAGAAA CTAGAGGAAAACTTCCTCCAACATGTTCATTCCTTAATTCAAAATTCAGATTCTGACTTTTGGAGAAGTGGAAGGTTTCTAGTTCATTCTGGCAGCCAATTGGCTTCACACAAAGATG GGAAGGTACGCATATGCAAACCCTGGAGAACGTGGAAGTCGCCAGAGTTGATATCTGTGTCCCCTTTGGCAATTGTTAGTGGACAGGAAACCTCTATTTCATTGAAGGGCAGAAACCTGTCAACTCCTGGCACAAA GATCCACTGTACGGGTACTGGCTCTTACTCATCAGCTGAAGTCATCAGATCTTCATATCCGGGTGTCATGTATGATAATATAAAGTTAAGTGGTTTTAAAGTTCAGGAtgtttcacctggtgttgtggGTCGCTTTTTTATTGAG ATTGAAAATGGTTTCAAGGGTAACAGTTTTCCAGTGATAATAGCTGATGAGACCATTTGCGAGGAATTGAGACCACTTGAGTCTGAATTTAACGAGGAGGAAAAAATATGCGATGCCATTTCAGAAGAGCATGAACATCATTTTGGAAGGCCGAGATCAAGGGAGGAGGCTTTGCATTTTTTGAATGAGCTTGGCTGGCTTTTCCAAAGAGAAAGGTTCTCATATGTGCATGAGGTTCCATGTTATTCGCTTGACAGATTCAAATTTGTACTCACATTTGCTGTGGAAAGAAACTGTTGCATGTTAGTCAAAACCCTTCTCGATGTACTGGTTGATAAACACTTGCAAGGGGAATCGTTGTCAACAGTGTCAGTGGAAATGTTGAATGCAATCCAACTCTTAAATAGAGCAGTGAAAAGAAAGAACATAGGCATGGTTGATTTGCTCATTCACTATTCTTTACCGGACAAAAATAGTACATCGAGGAAATATGTATTTCCTCCTAATCTTGAAGGTTCTGCTGGTATTACACCCTTGCACTTGGCAGCATGCACGGCTGGTTCTGAGAGTGTAGTTGACTCTTTAACAAGTGACCCACAGGAG ATTGGCTTGAAGTGCTGGGAATCCCTTGTGGATGCTAACGGGCAGACTCCACATGCGTATGCTATAATGAGGAATAATAACTCTTATAATGTGCTGGTTGCCCGTAAACTTGCTGATAGACGAAGGGCTGAAATTTCAGTAACAATTGAGAATGAGATAGAGCAAGCCTCTCTAAGGGTAGAGCTTAACCAAAAGCAAAGTAACCTACTCAAACGAGGTCAGAGTTCTTGTGCCAAATGTGCGACTGCAGAAATTCGCTACAACAGAAGAGTTCCAGGTTCACAGGGTTTGCTTCACCGCCCCTTTATTTATTCAATGCTAGCTGTTGCTGCAGTTTGTGTATGTGTTTGTGTGTTCTTCCGTGGACGCCCTTGCGTAGGCTCAGTTGCTCCCTTCAGTTGGGAAACCCTGGATTTTGGCACAATGTAA